Proteins from a single region of Ischnura elegans chromosome 2, ioIscEleg1.1, whole genome shotgun sequence:
- the LOC124153571 gene encoding uncharacterized protein LOC124153571, which yields MMRGKRIGVIFILVLLISQSSGQKFSFGTCPTVTSLAGLMIDMISTTWREYARTPSVHTHSWQCTLYTITTVNSMISYSLSITGQNKVTQQTFTVVGTITAGGAAADAATVAATFLTFQVPSYYTTKTANYYIIDGADAAYLVLYSCENVLFGKVESVIILTTATATSANIQSALTAVSNVGYPLHALRRGYQGCID from the exons ATGATGCGGGGAAAGAGGATAGGAGTCATCTTTATATTGGTCCTCCTCATTTCACAGAGCTCTGGACAGAAGTTTAGTTTTGGGACTTGCCCTACGGTAACCTCTCTCGCCGGTTTGATGATTGATATG ATCTCAACTACATGGAGAGAATATGCCCGTACTCCAAGTGTGCATACCCACAGTTGGCAGTGCACCCTGTACACCATTACAACGGTGAATTCGATGATATCATACAGTTTAAGTATCACCGGTCAAAATAAAGT AACACAACAAACCTTCACCGTCGTTGGAACCATCACTGCTGGTGGAGCTGCTGCAGATGCTGCGACGGTCGCTGCAACATTCTTGACTTTCCAAGTCCCTAGCTATT atacCACAAAGACGGCAAACTATTATATCATAGATGGGGCTGATGCAGCGTATTTGGTGCTTTACTCatgtgaaaatgttttgtttggaAAAGTTG aAAGTGTCATTATACTGACCACAGCAACAGCAACATCGGCCAATATTCAAAGTGCTTTGACGGCTGTGTCCAACGTAGGATACCCGTTGCATGCTTTAAGACGAGGATATCAAGGATGCATTGATTAA